In a genomic window of Sardina pilchardus chromosome 20, fSarPil1.1, whole genome shotgun sequence:
- the ptp4a2a gene encoding protein tyrosine phosphatase type IVA 2a encodes MNRPAPVEISYECMRFLITHNPTNSQLTKFTEELKAFGVQTLVRVCEATYDKAPVEKEGIEVLHWPFDDGSSPPDQIVDDWLNLLKCKFKEEPGSCIAVHCVAGLGRAPVLVAIALIECGMMYEDAVQFIREKRRGAFNSKQLLYLEKYKPKMRLRFKDANGQNCCIQ; translated from the exons ATGAACCGTCCGGCCCCTGTCGAGATCTCCTACGAGTGCATGAGGTTCCTCATCACGCACAATCCTACCAACTCCCAGCTCACCAAGTTCACTGAG GAACTGAAGGCATTCGGGGTGCAAACccttgtccgtgtgtgtgaggccacctATGATAAGGCACCAGTGGAGAAGGAGGGTATTGAAGTTCTG CACTGGCCTTTTGATGATGGTTCATCTCCCCCTGACCAGATTGTTGATGACTGGCTCAACCTCCTGAAATGCAAATTCAAAGAGGAACCAGGCAGCTGCATTGCAGTGCACTGTGTTGCAGGATTAGGGAG AGCTCCTGTTTTAGTGGCCATAGCCCTGATTGAGTGTGGAATGATGTACGAGGATGCAGTCCAGTTTATACGAGA GAAGAGGCGAGGGGCTTTCAACTCAAAGCAACTACTCTACCTTGAAAAGTACAAACCCAAGATGCGTCTCCGCTTCAAAGATGCCAACGGTCAAAATTGTTGCATTCAGTAG